The following are encoded together in the Streptomyces sp. NBC_00341 genome:
- a CDS encoding DUF177 domain-containing protein — MFDTHELGRRPGAMKRLTRSVDAPKDFGIDGVVGVPEGAPVELDVRLESVMEGVLVTGTARASAEGECVRCLEPLSLEVEADFQEMFSYPDADDRNRSKTADPVDDAEDDEDRFFLEDGLFDLESVLRDAVVLALPMQPVCRETCAGLCSECGVRLDENPGHHHEALDIRWAALQGLAETVQDGEKDNMGGAEPGVDEKQEK, encoded by the coding sequence GTGTTCGATACGCACGAGCTGGGTCGGCGTCCGGGTGCCATGAAGCGGCTGACCCGCTCGGTGGACGCCCCCAAGGACTTCGGTATCGACGGGGTCGTCGGTGTGCCGGAAGGCGCACCCGTGGAGCTGGACGTCCGCCTCGAATCGGTCATGGAAGGTGTGCTCGTCACAGGCACCGCCCGTGCATCGGCCGAGGGGGAGTGCGTAAGGTGTCTGGAGCCGCTGAGCCTTGAGGTCGAGGCGGACTTCCAGGAAATGTTCTCGTACCCTGACGCCGATGACCGGAACCGCAGCAAGACGGCGGACCCGGTCGACGACGCCGAGGACGACGAGGACAGGTTCTTCCTCGAGGACGGCTTGTTCGACCTCGAGTCAGTGCTGCGTGACGCGGTAGTGCTCGCACTGCCGATGCAGCCGGTGTGCCGGGAGACCTGCGCCGGTCTGTGCTCCGAATGCGGAGTCAGGCTGGACGAGAACCCCGGTCACCACCACGAAGCCCTCGACATCCGTTGGGCGGCATTGCAGGGACTCGCCGAGACCGTTCAGGACGGCGAGAAGGACAACATGGGCGGCGCCGAACCTGGCGTCGACGAGAAGCAGGAGAAGTAG
- the rpmF gene encoding 50S ribosomal protein L32 — protein sequence MAVPKRKMSRSNTRHRRSQWKAAVPTLVSCERCQEPKLQHIACPSCGTYNKRQVLEV from the coding sequence GTGGCTGTTCCGAAGCGGAAGATGTCGCGCAGCAACACGCGCCACCGCCGGTCGCAGTGGAAGGCTGCGGTCCCCACCCTGGTTTCGTGCGAGCGTTGCCAGGAGCCGAAGCTGCAGCACATCGCGTGCCCCAGCTGCGGCACGTACAACAAGCGCCAGGTCCTCGAGGTCTGA